TTGTTATCCTCTAATTTATATTCCCAATACATTCCTTGTTGCTGTGCCCTTTTGTCATAAAAGGTTGCAGCTTCCTGTGGTTGTAATTCATAAAATATTCGGGCACTGACTGAGCCATCTGAGTCCTGAAAGATATAAGGCATAAGGTATAATATTTCTGTTATAGGTGATACCTGCTGTACGAATACTTCATTGGGAATATCCCCTCCATGTTCCATATATACTTTCTGATATTTGTTTATGACATCCACGAAAATGTCTGGTAAAACTAAGCCTTCCAGAGGTTTCTCAATCTCTCTTTTATAATTAATTGCCTTTATACCTGAAATATGTTCTATTACACCATCGCTATTTAGTATAGTACTTCTTTCTACTAAAGCACTAGATAGACCTATCATACCTGATAAAATAATTGCTAAAATGATAATGATACATGTACTTTTTGTCCTTAACATTCGCTTAATTTCAAGTTTGATAAGACGCATTTAACATTCCTCCCCTACAATATGTTCGTTCTTAAATAGCCACAGATATAGATCTTCTAGGCATGGGGATTGTAGTACTGCATTATTTTTGTTTTCATACTCCGATATATATCTCACCAACACTTGACCATCATTTTTGTTACGTACATTGACAACATACTGCTCATTTTTGAATATTGAAAATTCTTTCGCAGGAATAATACTTTGCCAGACTTTTCCTTGCAACGAAAGCACAAGTTTTTCTGTAGTTCCAAAAGCGATTATCTCTCCATTTTTCATAATTGCATTATTGGCTGCAATATGTTCAACATCTGAAACAATGTGAGTAGAGATCAATACAATTCTTTCTTGCGCAAGCTCAGAAATAACGTTTCGAAAATGTACTCTTTCCCCAGGGTCAAGTCCTGCTGTTGGCTCATCTAGAACCATTATTTGAGGTTCATTTAATAATGCCTGTGCAATACCCACTCTACGTTTCATACCACCAGATAGCTTGCGAATTAGTTTTTTTCTAACGTCTTCCAAAGAAGTTTTATATAGAACTTCTTGTATTTTAGTTTTACTCTTTCTTTCGGGTAGACCCTTTAATGCTGCTATGTATTCTAAATAATCCTCTACCCTAAATTCAGAATAATATCCGAAATTCTGCGGCAAGTATCCGATGAGGTTACGATACTCTTCACCAAGCGCTGTAATTTGTTTTCCATCTAAATAAATTTCACCTGTTGTTTGTGTCAAAATACCACATATAATTCTCATCAATGTTGTTTTGCCAGAACCATTTGCACCAAGCAATCCCCATACACCTGGCGTCAGAGTAAGATTCACATCATTTACTGCTACAATATCTTTATATTTTTTTGTTATATGTTCTACAACAAGCTCCATTGATACCCCTCCTATCAATATTTTATAGCTCTCCCCTAATTAAATATTGCATTTTATATCTTTTTAAGACTTTCAATAATAATTTATATACGCCTAATCCTATAATACTCCCGGTAAGGTTGAGAATAATATCATCTATATCGAATATACCTCGTGAAAACATATATTGAGTCCATTCAATACAAAAACTAAAAGCAAATGCAAACAACAAGTTATTTTTTATATTTTTGCCTTTATTAACAATTATTGGTATAAAAAATCCAAAAGGTATAAATAAAATAATACTCACAAACATATTAGATAATTGAGAATAACCATTAGGATACATTAAGATATAATTTCCAATTTGTTTAAATGGTATTATATTAATTCCCTTGAAATTATTTAGATAAATCATATTACTAGATCTTCCTAAAATCAAAGCCCATACAACAAATAATATATATACCCACCAAATAGTTACAAATACTTTTTTTAATAATTTACATAATTTACTCGTTGATTTATTTAATTCAAACGTAATTGTTTCCTTATTCCCAAAAACCTTTAGTGACAAATCTATGGCTTCACTTTCACTTTTCCCCTTGTCAATGTATTCTTTCTTCAAAAGATTTAAGTGATCCAAAAACTCAATTTTTAAATCCTCTTTTTCATTTTCCAAACAATCTAATCCCTTAATAATTTTATCAACATACTCTGAGAACGCCTCCATCCTATACCTCCTCACCGCACACTTGAATTAACCTACTAATCTTTTTCCACTCATCCAGTTTATTATTTAATTCTTTTCTTCCACTATCCGTTATCCTATAATATTTTCTTCTTCCCCCTCCATCTGATTCTCCCCAATATGATTCTAGGTGCTGGTTCCCCTCTAATCTTTTCAATGCAGAATATAATGTACCTTCACCCATTTCATATAATCCATCACTCTTCTCATTTACCTTTTTAGCAATTTCATATCCATACGTATCTTTTATAGATATTAATGATAGAATTAATATATCAATACTTCCTTTTCTTATTTCCTTATTCATAACACAGCTCCTTTCTATACATAGTAACACATATGTACCTCGTAATGCAATGTATTTTAAAACAAATTATTAATTCTTCAGCTATCAACTATACTGGCGAAAATCAAGTGAGCTGTAACGTAATATATAGTAAAGCTTCCTCTGAGTAACTCATATTCTTCTTGTACCTTATCTTTCTTAGATATATAAACTACACTCAATGTTTCCTATTTTCGCATCCTTACAAATCCAGTTCTCCTTGTATAATATATTTAGGTTAATAAAGACAAGCTGTAATCCTTTTTTAGCTGTTAATTGAAAGATGATGATCTTTTTTAAGTCTTATTTGCTAAGGCTTATTTCTTATGACCAAAAATATAAAAAAATCCTTTTACTTTATAGAAAAGAGATCTTTCCTATAAAGCAAAAAAGGCGAGGGGCTGTCGGAAAATAGCTCTTATAAAAAACAGTATGGCGCTGTGCGCTATACTATTTTTTTGCAAAGAAAAAGATGGCAAAAAGAACCATCTTTTCTCCGTTATATTGTATAATATAACTACCTATGAATACATCCTATTATAACGAATTTTTCGAAAAAGGGCAACAGAAAATTTACTTTGATCTATATCAAATAGGATTACCGTCTGACGATCCAGTCTATACCCTTAATAAAGTTTTGGAGGAATTAGATTATTCTAGCTTAGTTGCTAGATATAACACCAAGGGAAGAAAAGGCTATAATCCTATTATGATGTTTGCAGTTCTAACCTATGCTAATATGCGGGGTGTCAAGGGGATTGATAGAATTGTAGAACTCTGTGAAAGAGACATTGCTTTCATCTGGCTTACAAAAGGACAGAAACCTAAACGGGATGCTTTTTATGATTACATCAATTTCAAGCTCACAGATGAGATTTTAGATGACTTGCATTATCAGTTTATTCGTCGTCTCCAGAAAGAAGAACGCATTACCCTAGAAGCGTTATTTATCGACGGTACTAAATTGAAGCCAATGCCAATCGTTACACTTTCGTTTGGCGTGGAAGCGTCAACTATCATCTAGCTGGTTTATTAGATAGAATAGATAGCCTTTATAACCAATACAACGACTTCATTAAAACCAGTGGCTATCATATCAAATATAAACTACCAGTCGAGCAAATGTTTGTTATTGAAGGCATGGACCGTGTCAGAGAAATCATTGAAAAAAATCGAGAACGAAAGTTAACTAAACATAAAAAAATCTCTAATAACAGTATCATTGAGATTGATCATTGCTCGCCTCTTGAGCTATTAAATTTACAGATACAACTGATGAAAATTGCTAAAGGAGAAGAAATCCTTTTTGTATATGAAAAAGGTCATAAGAAATCCGAACTTCAAAAACTATATGAAGCAATTGAAGATTGTGGACAGCGATTGATGAAATATAAAAGCTGTTATGAAATCATGGGAACGGATAGAAACAGTTATTCAAAGACAGATCTCGAGGCAACATTTATGCGGATAAAAGATGACCATATGCAAAATGGGCAACTAAAACCGGCATATAATGTACAGATAGCCGTTGAAAACTACTTTATTATCCACAGTTACATTAGCAACGATCGAACGGACTATAATACCTTAATACCTGTGTTAAATAAACATAAAAGGGCACTTGGAGCTTATCCAAAAGAAGTAACTGCTGACAGTGGCTATAGTAGAGAAAAGAACTTGATTTTTCTAAAAGAAAAACAAATCAAAAGTTATATAAAACTACAGATTCATGAAACAATGAAAACAAGAGCTTATCAAGAAGATATCGGCAAATACTATAACATGTCTACTATAATTAATGAAGACGAACATTATTATCAATGCCATGATGGTAGACAATTAGAGCATATAAGAACAGAAGTAAGCACTAAAGGTGGGTTTGAAAGAACCTTTGAAGTCTATGGATGTAACGATTGTAGCGGATGTGTTCAAAAAGCACAGTGCTTTTATAAATATGATGAAGATAAAGATGTTGATAAGAACAAAGTGATGAAAATCAATGAACGATGGGAATCCCTAAAAGCTGAATCTAATGAAAATATTCAAAGTGAACAAGGTATAATAAATAGACAGATTCGATCGATTCAGACAGAAGTTCACTTTGGAGATATAAAAGAGAATGATAAATTTAGACGATTTAATTATCGTTCATCCAAAAAGGTCTATAAAGAATTTATGCTCTATGCAATAGGACGAAACATAAATAAATATCACCGATTTTTATATGGTGAAATCAAGAAATTCGAAGGAAAAACCGAGGAGATAGCAGCCTAAGAAAAAAGTTGCCACTTAAAAGTTAATCCTTTATTTAGTGTGCATAAAAGTAAAAGTTTGAACAGATATAAATAAAAAAAGAATGAACCCACAAAAAAAGTTGGCTTCCAAAAGCCTAAATTTTGTGGGTTCAAAATATTACTGTATCCAACTTTGGAAGCAATTGTTGTTATTCTCTCATCATTCTCCTTTAACATCTTCGCAGCTATATGCATGCGATGCATCCTCATATAAGAATAAATTGATGTGCCATACACACCTTTAAAACATGATTTCATAGTAGCAAGGGATACCTTAAAGCGTAACGATAATTCTTCAAGGGTAAAATGTTCGTCTATATGATCGGTCATATATTTCATTATTGCCTTTGCTTTCTGAACCTGATTTTTAGGCAAATAAGGTCTTTCACTTCCTTGCATAGAAATTTCAAACGCACTTAAAAACAAAAGGAGTTCTAAAACTTTAATTTTCAAATAATGATTACGGATTTCTGGAGATACTGTATATAACTCTGAAAAAATATGTTCAATGGAAGCCATTGATCTCATAAACAAAAGGCCTTCTCCTGAAGTAAATGCTTTATGTAATGATTTTAAATCAATAGAAAACTCTTCTAAAATAGATTTTTCAAAGTGTAAGGCTTCATTGATATAGATGATCACTGTAATACCATGATAATGTTTTATTGGAAATCCAAATCCTACGGCTTGATAATCCTTAGAGTTTATAAAAAGATCTCCTTCTTGCAAATACATATATCTATTCTTGCTTAATTCCCATTCTATTCGACCTTGCCTACAATGATCTATTGTTAAGATATCTGTTTCTCTTTTAAAAGCTGAACAACACGTTTCCATATGAAAATCATTGTATGACAAATAAATACCTGGAAACACTTTATACCAAGTCATTGTTCCTTCTCCTGATACATCCTGCATTTTATATACGGTACAATCTTTTTCACTCTTTAAAACGGATATATTATTGTCT
The genomic region above belongs to Natranaerovirga hydrolytica and contains:
- a CDS encoding ABC transporter ATP-binding protein; the protein is MELVVEHITKKYKDIVAVNDVNLTLTPGVWGLLGANGSGKTTLMRIICGILTQTTGEIYLDGKQITALGEEYRNLIGYLPQNFGYYSEFRVEDYLEYIAALKGLPERKSKTKIQEVLYKTSLEDVRKKLIRKLSGGMKRRVGIAQALLNEPQIMVLDEPTAGLDPGERVHFRNVISELAQERIVLISTHIVSDVEHIAANNAIMKNGEIIAFGTTEKLVLSLQGKVWQSIIPAKEFSIFKNEQYVVNVRNKNDGQVLVRYISEYENKNNAVLQSPCLEDLYLWLFKNEHIVGEEC
- a CDS encoding VanZ family protein, whose product is MENEKEDLKIEFLDHLNLLKKEYIDKGKSESEAIDLSLKVFGNKETITFELNKSTSKLCKLLKKVFVTIWWVYILFVVWALILGRSSNMIYLNNFKGINIIPFKQIGNYILMYPNGYSQLSNMFVSIILFIPFGFFIPIIVNKGKNIKNNLLFAFAFSFCIEWTQYMFSRGIFDIDDIILNLTGSIIGLGVYKLLLKVLKRYKMQYLIRGEL
- a CDS encoding PadR family transcriptional regulator, whose translation is MNKEIRKGSIDILILSLISIKDTYGYEIAKKVNEKSDGLYEMGEGTLYSALKRLEGNQHLESYWGESDGGGRRKYYRITDSGRKELNNKLDEWKKISRLIQVCGEEV
- a CDS encoding helix-turn-helix domain-containing protein translates to MIGLVDEKVLRDNNISVLKSEKDCTVYKMQDVSGEGTMTWYKVFPGIYLSYNDFHMETCCSAFKRETDILTIDHCRQGRIEWELSKNRYMYLQEGDLFINSKDYQAVGFGFPIKHYHGITVIIYINEALHFEKSILEEFSIDLKSLHKAFTSGEGLLFMRSMASIEHIFSELYTVSPEIRNHYLKIKVLELLLFLSAFEISMQGSERPYLPKNQVQKAKAIMKYMTDHIDEHFTLEELSLRFKVSLATMKSCFKGVYGTSIYSYMRMHRMHIAAKMLKENDERITTIASKVGYSNILNPQNLGFWKPTFFVGSFFFYLYLFKLLLLCTLNKGLTFKWQLFS